One stretch of Arachis hypogaea cultivar Tifrunner chromosome 20, arahy.Tifrunner.gnm2.J5K5, whole genome shotgun sequence DNA includes these proteins:
- the LOC112785590 gene encoding pentatricopeptide repeat-containing protein At5g14820, mitochondrial isoform X3 produces the protein MEAVLDECGVQLSHDLVMDVLQRFKHARKPAFRFFCWAGGRPGFAHDSRTYNSMMHILGKTRQFETMVAMLEEMGEKGLLTMETFSIAIKSFAASKERKKAVGVFDLMKKYKFRVDADAINFLLDSLGRAKLGKEAQAVFEKLKGRFTHDLQTYTVLLNGWCRVKNLLEAGRVWNEMIDKGFKPDVVAHNIMLEGLLRCKKKSDAIKLFEILKAKGPYPNVRSYTIMIQDFCKQKMMRDAEEYFDEMIDRGCQPDAALYTCLITGFGRQRRMDLISDLLKTMRERGCPPDGKTYNALIKVMTSQHMPDDAMRIYKMMIQSSIMPTLHTYNMIMKSYFVTKNYEMGHAIWDEMHHMGCCPDDNSYTLFIGGLIRQGRSGEACRYIEEMIANGMKAPQLDYNKFAADFSKAGNPGILEELAKKLKIAGKFEVSNVIDSWAEMMRKSAKRREPTYSGGWFT, from the coding sequence ATGGAGGCTGTTCTTGATGAATGTGGGGTTCAGTTGTCACATGATTTGGTTATGGATGTGCTGCAGCGGttcaagcatgcaaggaagcCGGCATTTCGGTTCTTTTGTTGGGCCGGGGGAAGGCCTGGATTTGCCCATGATTCCAGAACTTATAACTCCATGATGCATATTCTTGGGAAGACGAGACAATTTGAGACGATGGTGGCAATGCTTGAGGAAATGGGGGAGAAGGGTCTTTTGACAATGGAGACTTTCTCCATTGCTATCAAATCCTTTGCTGCCTCAAAGGAGAGGAAAAAAGCTGTTGGGGTCTTTGATCTGATGAAGAAGTACAAGTTTAGAGTGGATGCTGATGCAATTAATTTCTTGCTTGATAGCCTTGGCAGGGCGAAGCTTGGTAAAGAAGCTCAAGCAGTTTTTGAAAAACTGAAGGGTAGATTTACGCATGATTTGCAAACTTACACCGTACTTCTTAATGGTTGGTGCAGGGTAAAAAACTTGCTGGAAGCAGGGAGGGTGTGGAATGAGATGATTGATAAGGGATTTAAGCCAGATGTTGTTGCACATAATATTATGCTTGAAGGATTGCTAAGGTGTAAGAAGAAATCAGATGCCATCAAGTTATTTGAAATCCTGAAAGCCAAAGGTCCATATCCCAATGTTAGGAGCTATACGATTATGATACAGGACTTTTGCAAGCAAAAAATGATGAGAGATGCTGAAGAGTATTTCGATGAAATGATAGATCGTGGGTGTCAACCGGACGCTGCACTTTACACGTGTTTGATCACTGGGTTTGGGAGGCAGAGGAGAATGGATTTGATATCTGATCTACTGAAGACAATGAGGGAAAGAGGTTGTCCACCTGACGGGAAGACCTACAATGCTTTGATAAAAGTGATGACAAGCCAGCATATGCCGGATGATGCAATGCGAATATACAAGATGATGATTCAAAGTAGCATCATGCCTACACTTCACACTTACAACATGATAATGAAATCTTATTTTGTGACAAAGAACTATGAAATGGGACATGCCATATGGGATGAGATGCAtcatatggggtgttgtcctgaTGATAATTCCTACACTCTATTCATCGGAGGCCTTATAAGACAGGGAAGATCAGGCGAGGCATGTAGATATATAGAGGAAATGATAGCGAATGGGATGAAAGCTCCTCAACTTGATTATAACAAGTTTGCTGCTGATTTTTCTAAAGCTGGGAATCCTGGCATACTTGAGGAGTTAGCTAAAAAGTTGAAAATTGCCGGCAAATTTGAGGTCTCCAATGTTATTGACAGTTGGGCTGAGATGATGAGGAAAAGTGCCAAGAGAAGAGAGCCTACATATTCAGGTGGGTGGTTCACATAA
- the LOC112785590 gene encoding pentatricopeptide repeat-containing protein At5g14820, mitochondrial isoform X1, with protein sequence MTTSLCNKTSTSSKFRFLNSFFRGHPNGPFRAISATKLLSFHQGRPIGCQRREQVRFPCGSSLPFSRLLHYPLNCTLYHSCSQIPLLLPHPSSLLAPQKELLNFHLSFLLKLPYFNNSIGFATVGNGDAFSGVESSTENDDDNDEDDDDGRGVNAESCAHSDEVDRVCKVIDELFALDRNMEAVLDECGVQLSHDLVMDVLQRFKHARKPAFRFFCWAGGRPGFAHDSRTYNSMMHILGKTRQFETMVAMLEEMGEKGLLTMETFSIAIKSFAASKERKKAVGVFDLMKKYKFRVDADAINFLLDSLGRAKLGKEAQAVFEKLKGRFTHDLQTYTVLLNGWCRVKNLLEAGRVWNEMIDKGFKPDVVAHNIMLEGLLRCKKKSDAIKLFEILKAKGPYPNVRSYTIMIQDFCKQKMMRDAEEYFDEMIDRGCQPDAALYTCLITGFGRQRRMDLISDLLKTMRERGCPPDGKTYNALIKVMTSQHMPDDAMRIYKMMIQSSIMPTLHTYNMIMKSYFVTKNYEMGHAIWDEMHHMGCCPDDNSYTLFIGGLIRQGRSGEACRYIEEMIANGMKAPQLDYNKFAADFSKAGNPGILEELAKKLKIAGKFEVSNVIDSWAEMMRKSAKRREPTYSGGWFT encoded by the coding sequence ATGACTACCTCCCTTTGCAATAAAACATCCACCAGCTCAAAGTTTCGATTTTTAAATTCATTCTTTCGTGGGCACCCCAATGGCCCCTTCCGTGCCATCTCTGCCACCAAGCTACTCTCTTTCCATCAGGGACGACCAATTGGATGCCAAAGAAGAGAGCAAGTGCGCTTTCCTTGTGGTAGCTCTCTGCCCTTTTCTCGTTTGCTTCATTATCCTCTTAATTGCACTCTCTATCATTCTTGTTCTCAAATTCCACTTCTTTTGCCACACCCCTCTTCACTTCTTGCTCCACAAAAAGAACTGCTGAATTTCCATCTTAGTTTCTTATTAAAGCTTCCGTATTTCAATAATTCTATCGGTTTTGCTACTGTTGGTAATGGTGATGCTTTTTCTGGTGTTGAATCTAGcactgagaatgatgatgataatgatgaagatgatgatgatggtagaGGTGTTAATGCTGAGTCATGTGCTCACTCAGATGAGGTTGATAGGGTATGCAAGGTGATTGATGAATTGTTTGCATTGGATAGGAATATGGAGGCTGTTCTTGATGAATGTGGGGTTCAGTTGTCACATGATTTGGTTATGGATGTGCTGCAGCGGttcaagcatgcaaggaagcCGGCATTTCGGTTCTTTTGTTGGGCCGGGGGAAGGCCTGGATTTGCCCATGATTCCAGAACTTATAACTCCATGATGCATATTCTTGGGAAGACGAGACAATTTGAGACGATGGTGGCAATGCTTGAGGAAATGGGGGAGAAGGGTCTTTTGACAATGGAGACTTTCTCCATTGCTATCAAATCCTTTGCTGCCTCAAAGGAGAGGAAAAAAGCTGTTGGGGTCTTTGATCTGATGAAGAAGTACAAGTTTAGAGTGGATGCTGATGCAATTAATTTCTTGCTTGATAGCCTTGGCAGGGCGAAGCTTGGTAAAGAAGCTCAAGCAGTTTTTGAAAAACTGAAGGGTAGATTTACGCATGATTTGCAAACTTACACCGTACTTCTTAATGGTTGGTGCAGGGTAAAAAACTTGCTGGAAGCAGGGAGGGTGTGGAATGAGATGATTGATAAGGGATTTAAGCCAGATGTTGTTGCACATAATATTATGCTTGAAGGATTGCTAAGGTGTAAGAAGAAATCAGATGCCATCAAGTTATTTGAAATCCTGAAAGCCAAAGGTCCATATCCCAATGTTAGGAGCTATACGATTATGATACAGGACTTTTGCAAGCAAAAAATGATGAGAGATGCTGAAGAGTATTTCGATGAAATGATAGATCGTGGGTGTCAACCGGACGCTGCACTTTACACGTGTTTGATCACTGGGTTTGGGAGGCAGAGGAGAATGGATTTGATATCTGATCTACTGAAGACAATGAGGGAAAGAGGTTGTCCACCTGACGGGAAGACCTACAATGCTTTGATAAAAGTGATGACAAGCCAGCATATGCCGGATGATGCAATGCGAATATACAAGATGATGATTCAAAGTAGCATCATGCCTACACTTCACACTTACAACATGATAATGAAATCTTATTTTGTGACAAAGAACTATGAAATGGGACATGCCATATGGGATGAGATGCAtcatatggggtgttgtcctgaTGATAATTCCTACACTCTATTCATCGGAGGCCTTATAAGACAGGGAAGATCAGGCGAGGCATGTAGATATATAGAGGAAATGATAGCGAATGGGATGAAAGCTCCTCAACTTGATTATAACAAGTTTGCTGCTGATTTTTCTAAAGCTGGGAATCCTGGCATACTTGAGGAGTTAGCTAAAAAGTTGAAAATTGCCGGCAAATTTGAGGTCTCCAATGTTATTGACAGTTGGGCTGAGATGATGAGGAAAAGTGCCAAGAGAAGAGAGCCTACATATTCAGGTGGGTGGTTCACATAA
- the LOC112785590 gene encoding pentatricopeptide repeat-containing protein At5g14820, mitochondrial isoform X2, translated as MPKKRASALSLCTENDDDNDEDDDDGRGVNAESCAHSDEVDRVCKVIDELFALDRNMEAVLDECGVQLSHDLVMDVLQRFKHARKPAFRFFCWAGGRPGFAHDSRTYNSMMHILGKTRQFETMVAMLEEMGEKGLLTMETFSIAIKSFAASKERKKAVGVFDLMKKYKFRVDADAINFLLDSLGRAKLGKEAQAVFEKLKGRFTHDLQTYTVLLNGWCRVKNLLEAGRVWNEMIDKGFKPDVVAHNIMLEGLLRCKKKSDAIKLFEILKAKGPYPNVRSYTIMIQDFCKQKMMRDAEEYFDEMIDRGCQPDAALYTCLITGFGRQRRMDLISDLLKTMRERGCPPDGKTYNALIKVMTSQHMPDDAMRIYKMMIQSSIMPTLHTYNMIMKSYFVTKNYEMGHAIWDEMHHMGCCPDDNSYTLFIGGLIRQGRSGEACRYIEEMIANGMKAPQLDYNKFAADFSKAGNPGILEELAKKLKIAGKFEVSNVIDSWAEMMRKSAKRREPTYSGGWFT; from the exons ATGCCAAAGAAGAGAGCAAGTGCGCTTTCCTTGTG cactgagaatgatgatgataatgatgaagatgatgatgatggtagaGGTGTTAATGCTGAGTCATGTGCTCACTCAGATGAGGTTGATAGGGTATGCAAGGTGATTGATGAATTGTTTGCATTGGATAGGAATATGGAGGCTGTTCTTGATGAATGTGGGGTTCAGTTGTCACATGATTTGGTTATGGATGTGCTGCAGCGGttcaagcatgcaaggaagcCGGCATTTCGGTTCTTTTGTTGGGCCGGGGGAAGGCCTGGATTTGCCCATGATTCCAGAACTTATAACTCCATGATGCATATTCTTGGGAAGACGAGACAATTTGAGACGATGGTGGCAATGCTTGAGGAAATGGGGGAGAAGGGTCTTTTGACAATGGAGACTTTCTCCATTGCTATCAAATCCTTTGCTGCCTCAAAGGAGAGGAAAAAAGCTGTTGGGGTCTTTGATCTGATGAAGAAGTACAAGTTTAGAGTGGATGCTGATGCAATTAATTTCTTGCTTGATAGCCTTGGCAGGGCGAAGCTTGGTAAAGAAGCTCAAGCAGTTTTTGAAAAACTGAAGGGTAGATTTACGCATGATTTGCAAACTTACACCGTACTTCTTAATGGTTGGTGCAGGGTAAAAAACTTGCTGGAAGCAGGGAGGGTGTGGAATGAGATGATTGATAAGGGATTTAAGCCAGATGTTGTTGCACATAATATTATGCTTGAAGGATTGCTAAGGTGTAAGAAGAAATCAGATGCCATCAAGTTATTTGAAATCCTGAAAGCCAAAGGTCCATATCCCAATGTTAGGAGCTATACGATTATGATACAGGACTTTTGCAAGCAAAAAATGATGAGAGATGCTGAAGAGTATTTCGATGAAATGATAGATCGTGGGTGTCAACCGGACGCTGCACTTTACACGTGTTTGATCACTGGGTTTGGGAGGCAGAGGAGAATGGATTTGATATCTGATCTACTGAAGACAATGAGGGAAAGAGGTTGTCCACCTGACGGGAAGACCTACAATGCTTTGATAAAAGTGATGACAAGCCAGCATATGCCGGATGATGCAATGCGAATATACAAGATGATGATTCAAAGTAGCATCATGCCTACACTTCACACTTACAACATGATAATGAAATCTTATTTTGTGACAAAGAACTATGAAATGGGACATGCCATATGGGATGAGATGCAtcatatggggtgttgtcctgaTGATAATTCCTACACTCTATTCATCGGAGGCCTTATAAGACAGGGAAGATCAGGCGAGGCATGTAGATATATAGAGGAAATGATAGCGAATGGGATGAAAGCTCCTCAACTTGATTATAACAAGTTTGCTGCTGATTTTTCTAAAGCTGGGAATCCTGGCATACTTGAGGAGTTAGCTAAAAAGTTGAAAATTGCCGGCAAATTTGAGGTCTCCAATGTTATTGACAGTTGGGCTGAGATGATGAGGAAAAGTGCCAAGAGAAGAGAGCCTACATATTCAGGTGGGTGGTTCACATAA